One window from the genome of Marinobacter sp. LV10R510-11A encodes:
- a CDS encoding nitrite reductase has translation MRENNPFLKPLALAVAVASFGVMTASAAPKNPDPAESAYEGTASPISSESAKVVRSPGAPDLTDAEFEKSKKIFFERCAGCHGVLRKGATGKALTPDITQERGIDYLKTFITYGSPAGMPNWGTSGELSEDEVEMMAKYLMHEPPVPPEWGLADMMETWEVIVAPEDRPKKQMNDLDIKNLFSVTLRDAGQIALIDGESKEIVEIIETGYAVHISRMSASGRYLFVIGRDALINMVDLWMEHPDTVAKVKIGLEARSVETSKYKGYEDKYAIAGAYWPPQFTIMDGQTLEPLKIVSTRGMTVGTQEYHPEPRVAAIVASHEHPEFIVNVKETGKIMLVNYEDLDNLSTTTIDAAQFLHDGGWDSSMRYFMTAANQSDKIAVVDSKERELEALVDVGKIPHPGRGANFVDPEHGPVWATSHLGDATIQMIGTDPEGHPDNAWKVVRTLNGQGGGSLFIKTHPKSNNLYVDTPLNPAESVSQSVAVYSIDDLDAGYDVLPIAEWANLGEGPKRVVQPEYNVAGDEVWFSVWNGKDQKSAIVVVDDKTRKLKKVIDDERLVTPTGKFNVYNTQHDVY, from the coding sequence ATGAGAGAGAACAATCCATTCCTGAAACCACTGGCACTGGCCGTGGCTGTCGCGTCGTTCGGCGTGATGACCGCAAGTGCTGCCCCAAAGAACCCTGACCCGGCTGAGAGTGCATACGAGGGGACTGCCAGCCCAATTTCGTCGGAATCCGCTAAAGTTGTCCGCTCGCCGGGCGCGCCAGATCTTACCGATGCCGAGTTTGAAAAATCCAAAAAAATATTCTTTGAGCGCTGCGCCGGTTGTCATGGTGTATTGCGCAAAGGCGCCACTGGCAAGGCACTGACCCCGGACATCACGCAGGAACGGGGCATCGATTATCTCAAGACGTTCATCACTTACGGCTCTCCGGCTGGCATGCCCAACTGGGGCACCTCGGGCGAGTTATCCGAAGACGAAGTCGAGATGATGGCCAAGTACTTGATGCATGAGCCACCAGTGCCTCCAGAGTGGGGCCTGGCCGACATGATGGAGACTTGGGAAGTGATTGTGGCGCCCGAAGACCGGCCCAAGAAACAGATGAACGACCTGGATATTAAAAACCTGTTCAGCGTTACCCTGCGCGACGCTGGCCAAATCGCCCTGATCGACGGCGAGTCCAAGGAAATCGTAGAAATCATCGAAACCGGCTATGCCGTGCACATCTCTCGCATGTCAGCCTCCGGCCGCTACCTGTTCGTTATCGGTCGCGACGCATTGATCAACATGGTTGATCTGTGGATGGAGCATCCCGATACCGTTGCCAAGGTCAAGATTGGTCTGGAAGCACGCTCGGTAGAAACCTCCAAATACAAAGGCTATGAAGACAAGTACGCGATAGCAGGCGCTTACTGGCCGCCGCAGTTCACCATTATGGATGGCCAGACCCTGGAGCCGCTAAAAATCGTCTCTACCCGGGGCATGACCGTGGGCACTCAGGAATACCATCCGGAGCCACGGGTTGCAGCCATCGTTGCGTCTCACGAACACCCCGAGTTCATTGTTAACGTAAAAGAGACCGGCAAAATCATGCTGGTCAACTACGAAGATCTGGACAACCTGAGCACCACCACCATTGACGCAGCACAATTCCTGCACGATGGCGGCTGGGACAGCAGCATGCGGTACTTCATGACTGCTGCCAACCAGTCCGACAAAATCGCAGTTGTTGACTCCAAAGAGCGTGAGCTGGAAGCACTGGTCGATGTGGGCAAAATCCCCCACCCTGGCCGTGGCGCCAACTTTGTGGATCCGGAGCATGGCCCGGTCTGGGCAACCAGTCACCTAGGTGACGCAACCATTCAGATGATTGGAACAGATCCGGAAGGCCACCCGGACAACGCCTGGAAAGTGGTACGCACCCTCAATGGCCAGGGCGGCGGTTCGCTGTTCATCAAGACCCATCCGAAATCCAACAACCTGTACGTTGATACTCCCCTGAACCCGGCGGAGTCCGTCAGCCAGAGTGTTGCTGTGTACAGCATCGACGATCTGGATGCCGGCTATGACGTGCTGCCAATCGCCGAATGGGCAAATCTAGGTGAAGGCCCGAAACGAGTCGTGCAGCCGGAGTACAACGTGGCAGGCGACGAGGTTTGGTTCTCTGTGTGGAATGGCAAAGACCAGAAATCAGCCATCGTGGTGGTGGACGACAAGACCCGCAAGCTGAAAAAGGTTATCGACGACGAACGCCTAGTCACTCCGACTGGCAAGTTCAACGTCTACAACACTCAGCACGACGTCTACTAG
- a CDS encoding c-type cytochrome — MLLFAPSALLAGEHSYSLADLENLVLQDCGSCHGMTLKGGLGPPLRPENLGHLPEEAITAIIREGVPGTAMPPWEPLLAPADIQWISQQLKAGALVSP; from the coding sequence ATGCTACTTTTTGCGCCGTCGGCACTGCTGGCTGGCGAGCACTCGTATAGCTTGGCCGATCTTGAAAATCTTGTGTTGCAGGACTGCGGCTCGTGCCACGGGATGACCCTCAAAGGCGGGCTTGGCCCGCCTTTGCGACCCGAAAATCTTGGCCATCTGCCAGAGGAAGCCATCACCGCTATTATCCGTGAGGGTGTTCCGGGCACCGCAATGCCACCTTGGGAGCCTCTGTTGGCTCCCGCCGATATTCAATGGATCAGTCAACAACTTAAAGCCGGCGCACTGGTCTCGCCCTGA
- a CDS encoding cytochrome D1 domain-containing protein translates to MVQIIRSAKRLLMLLLFSALVSGCQAFSEADSQNTAPAAATDGLMGTGDLGLIVERATGSLLVINTTSHSVISRIEGLGDLSHASIVYSRDARYGFVFGRDGGLTKVDLLTQSIVGRVIQSGNSIGGAISQDGRYVAVSNYEPGGVKVFNSKTLELVANIPATYTRENGETAQSKTVGLVDAPGNRFVFSLFDAGQIWILDMPDGVTDSKPEVTRFDAGKSPYDSMITPDGRYYIAGLFGEDGLSMLDLWDTDAGVTEILPNYGKGEQALPVYKMPHLEGWTVADGRAFVPAVGHHQVLVADMEDWSLVDKVPVQGQPVFVMASPDNRRIWVSFAHPKNDVIQVIDSQTRKIIRTLEPGKAVLHMEFTPRGEEVWVSSRDSNRVTVYNTRTLEPVAELDAQNPSGIFFTSRAHVLGL, encoded by the coding sequence ATGGTTCAGATAATCCGCTCTGCGAAACGACTTTTAATGCTGTTGCTGTTTTCGGCACTGGTGAGTGGTTGTCAGGCTTTCTCTGAAGCTGACTCGCAGAACACAGCGCCTGCAGCCGCCACTGATGGTTTGATGGGTACCGGCGACTTGGGCCTGATTGTCGAGCGGGCAACGGGTTCTTTGTTGGTTATCAACACCACCAGCCACAGCGTGATCAGCCGTATTGAAGGGTTGGGGGATTTGTCTCATGCATCTATTGTGTACTCACGCGATGCTCGCTATGGCTTCGTGTTTGGTCGCGATGGCGGCCTCACCAAAGTAGACCTGCTCACGCAGTCCATTGTTGGCCGGGTAATCCAATCCGGCAACAGCATTGGTGGCGCTATCTCCCAGGATGGCCGCTACGTTGCGGTGTCCAATTATGAACCGGGTGGTGTGAAGGTTTTTAATAGCAAAACACTGGAGCTCGTCGCCAATATTCCTGCTACCTATACCCGGGAAAACGGTGAAACCGCTCAGTCCAAAACCGTTGGCCTGGTAGACGCGCCGGGTAACCGGTTTGTGTTCAGCCTGTTTGATGCCGGTCAGATCTGGATTCTGGATATGCCAGATGGTGTAACTGACAGCAAGCCCGAGGTGACCCGGTTCGATGCCGGTAAATCCCCATACGATTCCATGATCACACCGGACGGGCGCTACTACATTGCCGGCCTGTTTGGCGAAGATGGCCTGTCGATGCTGGATCTCTGGGATACCGATGCCGGCGTCACAGAAATCCTGCCCAATTACGGCAAGGGCGAACAGGCACTCCCCGTATACAAAATGCCTCACCTAGAGGGTTGGACGGTCGCCGACGGCAGAGCCTTTGTGCCAGCCGTTGGGCATCATCAGGTACTGGTGGCAGACATGGAAGACTGGTCCTTGGTGGATAAAGTACCGGTACAAGGCCAGCCAGTTTTCGTGATGGCCAGCCCGGACAATCGGCGCATATGGGTTAGCTTTGCGCATCCGAAAAACGATGTGATTCAGGTGATTGATTCCCAAACCCGCAAAATCATCCGTACCCTCGAGCCGGGCAAGGCAGTGTTGCACATGGAGTTTACGCCACGGGGTGAGGAAGTTTGGGTGTCGTCAAGGGACAGCAACCGGGTAACGGTTTACAACACCCGCACTCTGGAGCCGGTTGCCGAGCTGGACGCGCAAAACCCCAGCGGCATTTTCTTTACCAGCCGGGCCCATGTGCTTGGGTTATAA
- a CDS encoding CbbQ/NirQ/NorQ/GpvN family protein, which translates to MTFYQPVGNEIEMFQAAADNGLPILIKGPTGCGKTRFVRYMAEKLNRPIYTVACHDDLTAADLVGRHLIGPEGTYWQDGPLTRAVREGGICYLDEVVEARKDTTVVLHPLADDRRELPIERTGELLTAAPGFMLVVSYNPGYQSLLKGMKPSTRQRFVSLRFDYPSQELEQAIVVEESGCDRDLAQQLVSLATALRNLKDHDLEEAASTRLLIHTALLIRAGLPTAEACRAGMIEPLSDDEATVNSLMEVVYAVFGRPDETR; encoded by the coding sequence ATGACGTTTTACCAGCCAGTTGGTAATGAGATAGAGATGTTCCAAGCCGCCGCAGACAATGGCCTGCCGATTTTGATCAAAGGGCCTACAGGCTGCGGTAAAACTCGGTTTGTACGTTATATGGCCGAGAAATTGAATCGACCCATTTATACCGTAGCCTGCCACGATGATCTGACGGCTGCCGATCTTGTTGGACGACACCTGATCGGCCCCGAAGGTACTTACTGGCAGGATGGCCCGTTGACCCGAGCGGTGCGCGAAGGTGGCATTTGCTACCTCGATGAGGTGGTAGAGGCCCGCAAGGACACAACCGTGGTACTGCACCCGCTGGCGGACGATCGCCGGGAATTGCCCATAGAGCGCACCGGTGAGCTACTGACTGCCGCACCGGGCTTTATGCTGGTGGTTTCGTACAACCCTGGATATCAGAGCTTGCTGAAAGGCATGAAACCAAGCACCCGCCAGAGATTTGTATCCCTGCGGTTTGATTACCCTTCACAAGAGTTGGAACAAGCCATCGTGGTAGAAGAATCCGGTTGCGACCGCGATCTCGCGCAGCAACTCGTTAGCCTTGCAACAGCGCTGCGCAACTTGAAAGACCATGATCTGGAAGAGGCTGCATCAACGCGGTTGCTGATTCACACGGCCTTGCTGATACGTGCAGGCTTGCCAACGGCCGAAGCCTGCCGCGCGGGTATGATCGAGCCGCTCTCAGACGACGAAGCAACAGTTAATTCATTGATGGAGGTGGTATATGCAGTATTCGGGCGCCCGGACGAAACCCGCTAG
- a CDS encoding cytochrome C oxidase subunit IV family protein, giving the protein MLAVYFALMICTALPVIVLEAGIGPEFLAWLVFAMVIVKSLLLVDHFMEMKSAPRGWRMLAHGWAPIVVVVVAGFHTIT; this is encoded by the coding sequence ATGTTGGCAGTCTATTTCGCTCTGATGATTTGCACAGCCTTACCAGTGATTGTTCTAGAGGCCGGTATAGGACCGGAATTTCTGGCCTGGCTGGTGTTTGCAATGGTGATCGTGAAATCTCTACTGCTGGTGGATCACTTTATGGAAATGAAGAGTGCACCGCGCGGATGGCGGATGCTGGCTCATGGATGGGCGCCAATAGTGGTTGTCGTGGTTGCGGGGTTTCATACAATTACGTGA
- a CDS encoding cytochrome c oxidase subunit 3, with protein sequence MTDLALEPDPESDTRQLPGDIAVWIFIFAELAVFGILFIGFAVARSFDPATFHAGREVLHPWIGLLNTAALITASYLVATAVHQFREMRSGVQWRLWLAVAVSCIYTVGKMYEYVNLYSLGYNLGTDTFFMFYFFLTFFHFMHVILGQIILIILAVKVGNGDYDGSDMNGMESGASYWHMVDLVWLVLFPIIYVLA encoded by the coding sequence ATGACGGACTTAGCTCTTGAACCTGATCCGGAATCCGATACACGCCAGCTTCCGGGTGATATCGCCGTATGGATATTTATTTTTGCCGAGCTGGCCGTATTCGGCATCCTGTTCATCGGCTTCGCCGTCGCCCGCAGCTTCGACCCAGCCACGTTTCACGCCGGTCGTGAAGTTCTGCATCCCTGGATCGGGCTGCTGAATACCGCTGCACTGATTACCGCCAGCTATCTGGTCGCTACGGCGGTTCACCAGTTCCGTGAAATGCGCTCGGGCGTGCAATGGCGCTTGTGGCTTGCGGTTGCGGTTTCCTGCATTTACACCGTTGGAAAAATGTATGAATACGTGAACCTGTATAGCCTGGGCTATAACCTGGGTACGGACACGTTCTTCATGTTTTATTTCTTCCTGACCTTCTTTCACTTCATGCACGTGATTCTGGGGCAGATCATCCTGATCATTCTTGCCGTAAAAGTAGGCAACGGCGACTATGACGGCTCGGATATGAACGGCATGGAATCCGGTGCTTCGTACTGGCACATGGTGGACCTGGTGTGGCTGGTGCTATTCCCAATAATTTACGTACTGGCCTAG
- a CDS encoding nitric oxide reductase activation protein NorD: MEEWVGYKWHEYITRQALGEFPEHAVYLKDEARSLGIVFRAFGGDPALSLVTAEPRHFRLRRRFLHKIAGTHRKFELAWRDEQNLRLPERVAKFSSKRLNRDLYIWLAALAASPTPADSDWFTGNQALVQDVIVRWPGLEIVYQRLVKQVLHWRPEPESLSPSEAIREQAIRQALIHPGSVPALPAADTDPWPVILWLYPALEQGKANGPVTGDEDTQSSPGGLTKKNKRRQAERVDAFDRDQGLMIFRLESLFSWTDFIPVDRAGDDTDEEDAEAVADDMDMISVSNDRKETSSSIKFDLDLPSEEHDDLHLGPGIHLPEWDWRSQSYREAFCCLQPMLAKDAAPADLPEALRRPAKRLQRQFSALKPLKQWQKRQLDGDELDLDACLEREVQSRRGQGSIDQKLFRRCQQNQRDLACLVLADVSLSTETYINNHQRVIDVARDGLQLLSEALQASRDPFALFAFSSRRRDHVRFHHLKGFDEAYTSTIRGRIQALEPGFYTRMGAAIRQATKLLVARHEQQKILLLLTDGKPNDLDQYEGRYGVEDTRMAVQEAHKAGLTPFCVTIDDDASEYLPYVFGSNNYVVIRDPAQLPLQLPKLYLNLTQ, translated from the coding sequence ATGGAAGAGTGGGTCGGCTACAAATGGCATGAATACATTACTCGCCAAGCTCTGGGTGAATTCCCTGAGCACGCCGTTTACCTGAAGGATGAAGCCCGCAGCCTAGGCATTGTATTCCGCGCATTTGGAGGCGACCCGGCCCTCAGCTTGGTGACGGCAGAACCCCGGCACTTTCGCCTGCGCCGACGTTTTTTACACAAAATTGCGGGCACGCACCGGAAATTTGAACTGGCTTGGCGGGATGAACAGAACCTGCGCCTGCCTGAAAGAGTGGCCAAATTCTCATCCAAACGCCTGAACCGGGATCTTTATATCTGGCTGGCCGCACTCGCGGCTTCCCCGACCCCAGCTGATAGCGACTGGTTTACCGGCAATCAGGCATTGGTTCAAGATGTGATCGTGCGTTGGCCGGGGCTTGAAATTGTTTATCAGCGCCTGGTTAAGCAGGTTTTGCACTGGCGCCCTGAACCAGAGAGCCTTTCTCCATCAGAAGCCATTCGCGAACAGGCAATCCGGCAAGCACTTATTCACCCGGGTAGCGTGCCTGCCCTTCCCGCTGCTGATACCGACCCTTGGCCGGTCATCCTTTGGTTGTACCCGGCGCTGGAACAAGGAAAAGCCAACGGACCGGTAACCGGCGATGAGGACACTCAATCCAGCCCCGGGGGCCTGACCAAGAAGAACAAGCGCCGCCAGGCAGAGCGAGTGGACGCCTTCGATCGCGATCAGGGGTTGATGATTTTTCGCCTGGAAAGCCTGTTTTCTTGGACAGACTTCATTCCGGTTGACCGTGCAGGCGACGACACAGACGAAGAAGATGCCGAGGCGGTTGCGGATGATATGGATATGATTTCCGTCTCCAATGACCGCAAGGAAACCTCGTCGTCCATCAAATTTGATCTCGACCTGCCCTCGGAAGAGCACGACGACCTGCATCTTGGGCCGGGCATTCACTTGCCAGAGTGGGACTGGCGTAGCCAGAGCTATCGAGAAGCCTTCTGTTGCCTGCAGCCCATGCTGGCAAAAGACGCCGCGCCCGCAGACCTCCCGGAAGCATTGCGCCGACCGGCAAAACGTCTGCAACGCCAGTTCAGCGCACTGAAGCCACTCAAACAATGGCAAAAACGGCAGCTGGACGGCGACGAGCTGGATCTGGATGCTTGCCTTGAACGGGAAGTCCAGAGCCGGCGCGGCCAGGGGTCTATCGACCAAAAACTGTTCCGGCGTTGCCAGCAGAACCAGCGCGATCTCGCCTGCCTGGTACTGGCGGATGTGTCGCTCTCGACCGAAACGTATATAAACAACCATCAGCGGGTTATTGACGTTGCCCGGGACGGCCTGCAACTGCTTAGCGAAGCTCTGCAAGCCAGTCGCGACCCGTTCGCCCTGTTTGCGTTTTCATCAAGAAGGCGTGACCACGTGAGGTTCCATCACCTGAAAGGGTTTGATGAAGCCTATACCAGCACCATTCGGGGCCGAATTCAGGCCCTGGAGCCGGGCTTCTATACCCGTATGGGCGCCGCCATTCGCCAGGCCACAAAACTGCTAGTGGCACGCCACGAACAACAGAAAATTCTGTTGTTGCTGACAGACGGCAAACCCAACGATCTGGATCAGTACGAAGGCCGATACGGCGTGGAAGATACGCGCATGGCGGTACAGGAAGCCCACAAAGCGGGCCTTACGCCGTTTTGCGTCACCATTGATGACGACGCCAGCGAATATCTGCCTTATGTATTTGGCAGCAATAACTACGTGGTGATCCGCGACCCGGCGCAGCTACCGCTCCAGCTCCCCAAACTCTACCTGAACCTGACTCAGTGA